The window tttgccaTTTTCCCCCTGTTTTGACCCCAAAGCCAGCAGTTCCTCATCTATTTTCAGTCTCACCCAGGGAACACTCGTACCAATCACTTGGTGGttgtggggagaaaaaagccacGAGCTAGATTTCATTACAAACAGGATCCCAAGCAGCATCCAGCCGTTCCCGAGTGTGTAGAAACTTTGCTGCACTGTGCCACAAGTGCACAAGTCTTGGTGTGTATTTTTAACAGCTGAGGTTGGTTCATGCTTTGTCCCAAAAAGCAGAGCAGTAGCCCTGCATGCCATGGGCGCAAGCCAGGGCTTGTTCCCGACTCCCCACACAGCCCCTCTGGCCCACAGCTCCCTGGGATGCTACTCACTTCCCCGGCTTGGGAACGCTGCTCCCGAAACGGTGATGGATCCAAGCCCTGCTTCTGCTTTGACCCCCaccactgcagctgctgtgggGTATCTGGACCCTCACACCTACCACCCAGCAGAGAGGTCACAGCATGGTGCTGGCATGGAGAGCCTGTCCCCCTCCCTCCTGACCCACATTTGCTCTCCACCGTTGTCACTGCTGGGCTGTTATCACTCTCTGCTCAGGAAGGACAGTACCCAAGATAGCTCCCGAAGTGACTTCAGTGTGCTCAGCTCCTCTGATAAAGCCATGGGCAGCGAAGCAGGAGTACAAACAAAGCCCTTTATCACCAATTAATAGGCCCTCAGCTCCTCAGGGTCTGGCTTTGGAAAGGTCACGTACACAGGATCCAGCACGCACAGACCTGTGGGGTTCTGCCTCCAGAGCAGAGGGCTCAGAGCAGGACAGTGTCCTGCCCCCATTCTAGGGAACCACTGGGAAAGACAGATGGGGTTACCCCAGCCTAGCACTGAACAAAATCCCTGTTTTTAACACGTTTCACTCAGGCAGGCTTTATTTTCCTCAGGAACCATGACAACACTGCGGAATGGGACACTGGCACCAGATCACCTGCAGAGCCTCAGGCTCTCGGTTTGATTTGTAACCAGAAGCAGGGCAGCAGTGAACCGagcctgctgccacagcccGTGGCTGGGCTGCctctgctgtgcacagcaggaCTAGGCCCTGCCAGGGCTTGTCACGCTAACACCGCCTGGAAGACAATGGTGCTCAGCAGGCATGTCCCAACCAGTCCATACAAACCCCCCACAGCCCATCACCTGCCGCCTGCCTCTGTACCAGCCGGGGCGTGCGTCACAACACGGGGAACCCGTGTCCAAGGCGTGtgccccttcctgctgctgtgcccaCCACAAGTGTCCGAGGCCAAGCAGCGAGGCCTGGAAGGGGTCTGGCCCCAGGGATGCGTGTGGTGAAGCCCAAGCCCAAGCCCAAGCCCAGGCCAGGAGAGGGCCGGGGCAGGCGGCGGGCGCGGGGCGGGCTGGGGCGGCTGCACCGGCGCTGCCCGGCGCTCCTGACGCAACCCCCGCCGCCGTTTGCagggggaggggcggggcctccCGCTGTCACCGGGCAGGAGAGACGCCGCGGACGTGCCCCGCGCTCCCATTGGCGGGCGCGGGAGGGGGCGGGCCCCGCCGGCCCGGGTCTATATGAGGCGGCGGCGCGGCCGGTGCCGGGCAGAGCGGCGGCGATGCCCGGGCTGTGGCACCGGATGGCTGGCGGCGAGCCCGGCCGCCTGGAGAGCTCGGACTGCGAGTCCCTCGGCAGCGCCTCCGGGTCGGAGGGAGGTGAGCGGGGAGGGAGTCCTGAGGTGTGAGGCTGAGCTGAAGGTGTGAGGTTGAGCTGAAGGTGTGAGGTTGAGCTGAAGGTGCTGTGCCGCAGTTACAGCCCTAGCTCTCTGGCTCACTGTGCCTCCGCAGCTGTGAGACCCCAGCCTGTCCGCAGGCGGTGGCCCCGGTGCTGAGCTGCCTCCCGTTCTCTCTGCAGATGCTGAATACGCTGATGGTGTCTCCCTGCCGGACCTGGACCTGCTGCATGACCCTGAAGATGAGCTGCTGTGTGCCAACCTGATGGACCTGGTTCAGACCACGCTGGGCAGAGCCCCGCTGGGCGCCAAGCGCTGCTCCCGGCTCCTCATGCCGGCTCAGCTGCTGGCGCAGGTGAGGACGGAGCTGCTGCGCTTGGCCTGCAGTGAGCCGTGTGGGCTGCGCGGGGCCCTCCTTGACCTCTGTGTGGAGCACGGCAAGGCCTGCCACGACGTGGGGCACATCACCGTGGACCCGGCCGTGGTGCCCACCTTCCAGCTCACCCTGGTGCTCCGGCTGGACTCCCGCCTGTGGCCCAAGATCCAGGGACTCTTCACCTCGGGACCGGCTTTCACGCCGCTGAAGCTGAGCACGGGCTTCAGGGTCATCAAGAAGAAGCTGTACAGCTCCGAGCAGCTGCTCATCGAGGAGTGCTGATGGGCTGTGCCAGAGAAGGGACTTGCCCAAGTGCTTTGGAAGAGCTGGTTAGAGCGTGGCGGCTCCTGGCAGCTGCTGTAGTTTAGGTTAGGTTGGAGTAGGGCTGTAGGTGGAAGTAGTTGGGGCAGGCGGAGGTCTCCGCGGAGCGGCCGCCGGTGCCGGGGCATCCCTGACAGCAGAGCGGGGCAGGACACGGGCGGAGGTTGCTTCACACTGTCGATGATTGTGGGGTGATTGCGGTGACTGCGCTCCCGGATGTGGCAGCCGGGCTGCCGGGGGCAGGCAGCCTCCTCCCGTTGGCTGATTAATCATGGGGTTTTTGTAACAAGGATTGTAATCAATGGGGTTTCTGGGGGAGGGGCCGTGTGGGAGTGAGTGACAGCTGAGCTGTAAGTTTGGATCAAAGGCAAAACCCTCTGCTGGCATCTGGGCAGCTCTGTGCGGGCTCCCCGGGATGCAGGAGGGGGTCCGAAATCGTGTTGGGTCTTGGATCGTGAGAGGGGAGAGTGAATGGTGGGAGAGGTGACACAGGGACGGAGGGCAGGACCCCTCACCGTGACACGTGTGGGTGCTTCATTGGTTACAGTTTACACTCCTACACTTGATGTTCAAGTGCAAGACTTCCTATGCAATCGTGTCggtggttttttttacttttctaataaAATTTGTCTTAATTGATAATTTGCTGTCTCCGTTGTCACTCTGGTTCAGAGGGGGATGATGCAACTGCTGTCTGATGGGGTGAAATCCCCTCTGGCATCCTTGGGAAGCTTTTCCTGGCAGGTGGGAGCTGAAGGCTTTGAGAACTGGGGGGGAATCCCACTGTGACAGCTCCTAATTGCAGGACATGGGGCTGTGACTCAGGGGTGCTGAGTCAGACCCTGAGCCAGCTAGGTGCATGCCTGTGCCTGGGGAGCAGTGCCTGGGCTCCCCAGCGAggggctgctgctccccatgggAGCTGTGGGGGTGCGGGCAGAAAGCCAGGAGcattggctgaaatgggaagggagggagggagggaggtgggagggtCACACCTGCCGGGGGAGCGCTCCCCAGCTCCAAACACACTGCAGAAATGAGACCAATTACCCAAGCCTGCAATTAGAGTCACTCAGAGAAAAGGCTTTCACTAAAAGGTAATTAAGATGCTTGGCAAATGAAGAGCCTCAGAAGGTGTGGGGGATAAAGCCAGCCTGAAAATCCATTTCCATTCAAATGTGAGCTTGTTCTGGCTCGGGCTTctgttggtttttatttggttggttttgttgtttgctttgggtttattatctttctttttttccagtctccTGTGGACAAACACTAACTTTTTGATGAAAATTTATGCCAAAAATTTGCTTTTGTGAAGGACAAGGCACAGCCGGAGTGCTGGGCGATGAGGTTGCTCACCTATGTAAATACTGCCTCGGAGCAATCAGGACAACAAGGAATGCCTGGTGGATACAGCTGGAAACATGCCTTTACAAACCCACATTGTGCAAAGGGAGGTGGGATGTTTTCCAAAGGGTCTCATGCCAGAGCATTCCCTCCCTCACGTGAGGGGCATCCCCATGCTAGGGTCAGTGCCCTGAGGGGCTGCCCAGCACAAAAACACCCACCAGAACAGCTCCGGAGCCACTGAGAGGGCTGTAAAGGAAGCTCCAAACCCTAAGTTTTGCTGTGAAATCAGGAGAGAAGCAGATTTTGGCACCCACCACACAGGGTGGAAGCAGCACGTGGTGAGAGATTTACAGCACAGTGACGGCAGCAACACCGGTGGCCTGGCTCCGGCTGTGCCATCATCACCTCTGAGACACATTGTGTCTTGAACCTATATATACAGCTCTATAAATACACCTAGTTTTATGTATTGAGCCTCTAAGCACGCAGAGGGGATGGCCCCGTGTCTCGCCTGttccctgccagcagctctggggtGGCTGAGGGATGCCACATCACATTCTTTGAAATCATTATTATAAGGAATAATCAAGGCTTTGTAGAAAATGCcaagagaatgaaaaataatgcagaatgACAGCCTCTTTGTTGGGGGGTGCCCAGCAAAACCCTCCATGTGGGTGCATACGCCCCTGAAATGCCCCATGGTGACAGCCCCAGCCATGAGTGATGGCAGGTGAAGCTTTGCTGCTATTTATAGCAAAACGGCCTTTCTGTGACAAATTTGGGGGGATCTCAAGGTCCCTGGGGTTTGGCAGCTCCCAGGAAAGTGCCAGAAGCTTCCAGCGAGGCTGTATTTAGCATCtcccagtgcaggggcaggcagagggATATTTTGGGACCCAGGAGGTGGTGATGGGGCTATTTGTAGCACTGGCCTCAGCCCTGGGAGTCCAAGCGCTGTCATGGTGTTGGGAAAAGTGTGATTTTTGGGACATCAGCAGCAATAAGGCAAATCGGGATTTTAGTCCTTGGGTAATGCTAAACCCTCTTGTTTTGCTGCCAAAAATGATGGTGGTCATAAGCAGGGTCCCCTTCACTCCTTACATGTGGGAAGAGGAGGATCATGGTGCACCTGCCttcccctgctgcctccctgcctttGGCCACCACTCCAATAAAAAGCATGGGCTAATGAGCTACCATTAATAGAGAAGGAGCTAATAGGCAGCCCAATTGCCCACACCTTtggtgggtgggaagggaccagCACACCAAAAGTGCAGAGCATCTCCCATTGGTCTGGGCTGGGAATGACCCAACATGTAGCAAAAGCACCCCAAAAACTTGGGCATGGATGCAGCTGATTACACAATTAAAGCAAGTAAGTGGAGCGGGGTCTGTGCCAGTGGCACTGGGGCTTTGCTGGGGGCTGTGCTGGTTCATGCCAGACACTCTCAGCCAGCACAGGCATTGCAGGAGGTTGGCAGGGCTGACTCACTGCCACTGCTGAGAACGCAGTGCCAAGGGGAAATGGAAGCAACGTGACCCCTTCGCCTctgagaggaggggaaaaaatgggaaagtgggaaagaaaacaccccaaaacctccAGTCCTTTGATGTGTGGGGCtagggaggcaggagggagcacCAGAGGGATCAGGCCTGCCCCAAGAGCCAGCAGTTTCTGCTCTCAGGAAACACATCTAGGCCACATTTCCATCCAGGACAAAGGCAGCCCAAGCCTTCCTGCCCACCACCCTCCCCAGACCTGTCTGAAGGGCACCTTCTAACACTGGGGTGATGCTGCCAGGATGGTGGGATTCTGGAGTAAGAATAAAGCATCTCCATCTTCTTCTtgtccttccctctcccatgcCAGGGAGGCCTCTGCAGCGCTGGAGCTCTCAGTTGCTGGGGCTTGCTGGGACAGCAGACACTAAATCCCATTCGCTGAACACCTGTGTGGATGCAACAAAGGTGGTGTGAAGGAGCTGTAAAACCAGAGCTGGCTGGGGCAAGGGTCTGCAGGACACCAACACAGCAGGAGCCTTTCACattataaacatttatttatagATGTACAATTGTATAATTAATTCTAAATCGAGAGATACAGCCGCTCTGAACATCCATTAGGATCTATGCCTTCTGGCTCGTTATTATCCATGGATATCTACTTGGAAAAATATAATCAAAAGGGTTTGGTGGGCAGGCTCTGGGCAAGGAATGCTGTTGTGTGAGACATTCAGCAACTTACGTGAACATGTTTCTTGTTTAACCCCCTCCCCAGGATCTCTTTGTGCCGGCTAGCCTGAGCCTCTAGTAGAAGCTATTTCCAAATGCCATCCAACTTCCATCCAATTCCAACCAAAGGTAGAAGAATAATTTAAggaaaccaacaaaacaaccaagaaaCCCCAGCCCTTTAAAATCAGGTCCAAGTAATGGTGCCTGTGGGATAATAAGGCTTGCAGTTAACAGGCAGGCcagtattttgcaaaataaataaatggctGAAGACAGAGCACGTGGGTTCCTAatgacaaagaaacaaaaccaccttACCTCTCACctcttccagcccctgccatccCACCCAGGAGCTGCCATGCTTCTGATTCATTCCCCTGAGCAGGTCCTGGGGTGGCTCTCACTGAAATTTCTTTAGACAAAAATGAACTGAAGAGTGCCAAGAATCCAGTTTATCCCATGGAAGGCAGCTCAGCTCATGCCAGCATTGCTTTGAAGAGATGGATCCTAACCTTGAGTGCCCTCCCGCTGCCCTTATGCCAGTCCTGCCCAGTGGTGATGGAGTGAGAGATGCGCTGCAGAGCTCAGGTGGGGTCCAAGGAGAGCTCTGGCGCACGTGCCGATCTCCCCCAGCAACACTTCTTTCAACAGAAGCAATAGGAAGCTCTGTTTCTTGTGAATTAGCAGTATTTTACAGGTCTCCTCTAGGAAACATCAGAGATAGGGTGTCAAGGCCACAGCCAAGCTGCAAACAGGAATGCTGGTGGGTGAGGAACCCCAAGTGTAGGACAGACCAGAAACAACTGTAACAAAGGGAGGCAGCTCGTGGAAAGCCCTCTTTACAGAGCGAACGCTGCATGCTGATTACGAGGCAAAATTAAAGCAGACTCTGCAAAAAAAGAAGTTCTGTGCACAAATAAACCCAACGACTGATGAGCAAAACCCATCCGGGACAATCCTCCCCACCACTGAGCGCGGCGCCGGGGCTCAACTGacctgctgcagcttctgccaATGCGGCAGAACCACATCACAAATCTGGACAGCATCCCCCCTTTCTATGTTACCCCCTACAGCACTGGAATTCCTTTTATTAAAACCCGAAAGGCAGGTATCGACATCCCAAAGAGCAGAATGCTCCTGTCCTCCAGAAAGCAAATTACAGGAACTGCAAAGTGATTCTTGTGTCAGGCTGGAAAGCGCTGCAGGACGAGACACCCTGGGAAGAGACTTCCCGCTTCCCTGTTTACCAAACTGggcaaaaacaaaataatttaatcatCCAACCCCTGCATAGTTTAAAAGTACAACATATATACAGCTATAAATTAATTCTAAATAGATTATatattggttttcttttctttagagTTTTATCACCAAATTGTCCAATTCCTCTCTCTGTCGGCAGTGACCAGCACGGTCACTAAGGATCTCCTTCTGCTTCATGGCTTCTACAGTTAAGTGTTTTTACACTCTACGTGTCTGTTCTCAGGGTTGTGGGATCCCAGGAGCAACGAGACTGTTGCACGCTAGCGGTgccagaagggaaggaggaacaTGGGCAGCTCGATTTCCTGTCCTAATCGCTGCCCCAGATGTAGGTCGAATGGTGGag of the Melopsittacus undulatus isolate bMelUnd1 chromosome 4, bMelUnd1.mat.Z, whole genome shotgun sequence genome contains:
- the DDIT4 gene encoding DNA damage-inducible transcript 4 protein, producing MPGLWHRMAGGEPGRLESSDCESLGSASGSEGDAEYADGVSLPDLDLLHDPEDELLCANLMDLVQTTLGRAPLGAKRCSRLLMPAQLLAQVRTELLRLACSEPCGLRGALLDLCVEHGKACHDVGHITVDPAVVPTFQLTLVLRLDSRLWPKIQGLFTSGPAFTPLKLSTGFRVIKKKLYSSEQLLIEEC